The nucleotide sequence GGGCGAGTGGGACGACGACGAGTGGCCGGAGTGGGAGGAGCTCGACTACGTCGCCCAGGACGCCTTCGACGAGCTGACCGGCCAGGAGGACGACGACGGCGAGGAGTTCCTCGACGCCGTGGAGGAGGCCGCCGAGGAGCTCGCGGACGAACTCACCGGCGACGCGGGGGAGTGGGAAGAGGGCGGCGCGCCCCGGGGGTCTCGTCCGGAGGGGATGGCGATACCCCGGCTCGCCGCCCTCTTCCCGCTCGGCGCGTCCGGCTCCTGAGGCTCCGGGGACGGCATTCCCGGAGTTCCCATGAGCCGGACGGGTCCGGGCGCCTAGGAGGCGGAGGAGTTCCGGCGGCGGCCCAGGAGCAGGCTGCCCGCGCCGAAGGCGGCGAGGGCGCCCGCGCCCGCGAGCGCCATGGGCAGCGGGGAGGCGGGGGCCGCGGTGGCCTCGGCGGAGAGGGCCGGGGCCTGCTCGTCGCCGCCGTGGCCCGCGTGGCTCACGGTGGACAGGGCCGCGCCGGCCGCGATCTTCGCCTCGGTCGGGGCCTGGGCCTGGGTCTTGGCGGCCTGCCCCGCCGCCGTACCGCCGAAGGTGACGTCCGAGCAGCTGTAGAAGGCCTCGGGGCTGTCGTTGCGCTGCCACACCTTGTAGATGATGTGGCGGCCGGTGCGGGCGGGGAGGTTGCCGGTGAAGTTGTAGTAGCCGTCGGTGGCGGTGCGGGTGGTGTTGTGGACGGCGACGGGGGTCGCGTCCAGGTCCGACCACTTCAGCGGCTGCGTGGGGTCGAAGCCCGGCTTGGTGATGTAGACGGTCATGGTGCCGGAGTGGGCGGCCGTCACCCGGACCTTGAAGGCGAAGGAGCCCGCGGTGACCGGCGTCGAGGGCCAGTCGGTGCGCGCCCAGTCCAGGGCCCGGTACTTCTCGCGGTTCGCCGAGCAGAGCTTGCCGTCCGGGATGAGGGCCTGGTGCTGTCCGGCGGCGTTGGCGATGTTGACCTCGTTCCAGTCGTAGAGCGGCTGGGTGCCGGAGTCGGCGACGAGGTCCTTGCACACCTGCGACTTGGGGGTCTCGGGGCCCTCGGCGTAACAGGCGGCCACCCGGCTCACGGGGTTGAAGACGGCTCCGTGGGCGCTCGCGGTGGTGGGGGTGAGGGTGACGAGGGCAGCAGCGGCGGACAGGGCGGCGACGCCGGCGGCGGTGCGGCGGGTGGACGGCATGCGGGGGCTCTCTCTCGTGCGTGGGGAGGACGGAACGAGCAACGCGCGCTGAGCGAACGGAAGTTGAGTCCCGGGCGATCGTCGTAGAGACTCGCATTGGTCCATACCAATAGGCAAGGGAGCGGACGGAAAAAGCCGCAGCGGCCCCCGGGGTGCCGCACACCCGGGGGCCGCTCGTCGTGCGGGAGCCGTCAGCCGTTGGCGAGCGCCTGCACCCGCGACAGGTCGCCGTTGAAGTGGTTGTGGTCGCCGACCGTCGGGCCGGAGGAGGTGTACTGCCACATCGTGTAGTACTGCCAGCCGGCCGGGAGTTCGCCCACCGTCGCGGCGTACCGCGCGATCCACAGCGGGTTGGTCGAGGCGAAGGCGGAGGAGTTGCCGGTGCACTGGGTCCACCAGCTGGTCGCCGTGTAGATGACGGCGTCCCGGCCGGTCCGCGCCTTGTACCGGTTCACGAAGTCGCGGATCCAGGCCACCATGCCGGCCTGGGTCTTGCCGTAGCAGGTCGCGCCGTACGGGTTCCACTCGATGTCGAGGACCCCCGGCAGGGTCTTGCCGTCCTTCGACCAGCCGCCGCCGTTGTTGACGAAGTAGTCGGCCTGGGCCGCGCCCGTCGTCGTGTCCGGGGTGGCGAAGTGGTACGTGCCCCGGATCATGCCCACGTTGTACGAGCCGGTGTACTGCTGGTTGAAGTAGGTGTTCTTGTAGTAGGTGCCCTCCGTCGCCTTGACGTAGGTCCACTTGACGCCGCTGTTCCACAGGGTGGACCAGGCGACGTTCCCCTGGTGGCTGGAGACGTCCACGCCTTCCGTCTGGACGGCCAGGGCGGAGGCGGCGCCGGGGGCGGCGCCCTGCCCGTCGTGCGCGAGGACGCCCATGCCCATGCTGGCGGAGCCGCGGGCGGGCGCCGGGCGGACCCCCGGGTCCGGGGCGGCGCCGGCGGAGGCGGCGAGGGGGAGGAGGAGGGTCAGGGCCGCGAGTGCGGCACCGGCGAGGGTCGTTCCGGATCTGTGCACACGCATTGCGTGCCTCCGAAAGGATCGAGGGGGGAGGGGTGTCGGGTGCCGGCTGACAGTCCTGGTGTGGACATGTCATGGATGACGTCGGGGACGACGCTACGCACGTAGACCCGGCCGGCGGAAGGGGGCCTGGATGCCGCCGTTGGTCTACGCCTGCGAAATACTGAAGGAGCTGCGGCGATGGGCCTCGGCCGAAAGAAACTTTCAGCGGCTGGAAGTGGCGCGAAAAGCGCCGCCAGGCCGCCGGGGAACCTGCGGGAGGTGCCGACGTGCACGCAAGCGGTACGGGAAGTGAAGACAAGGCCGCGCCGCCCACCGCCTCCCCGACCCCCGGCGGCGAGCCCGCGCCGCCCACCGCCGCCCCGGCCCCCGGCGGCGAACCCGGGCCGACCGCCCTCGGTGACGCCGCCGACGTTCCGCCCGCCGGGGTCGACCGCGAGTTCCTCGCGCTCGAACGCGAACTTGCCGTCTTCCTGCGGCGCGCCCGCGCCCAGTCCGGCGAGATGGCCCGCGAGGTCCACCCCGAGCTGGAACCCGCCGCTTACGGCCTCTTCGTACGCCTCGACGACGCCGGCCCCCAGCGGGCCACCGAACTCGCCGGGTACTTCGGCGTCGGCAAGGCGACCATGAGCCGCCAGCTCCGCGCCCTCGAAGACCTCGGCCTGGTCGCCCGCGACCCCGACCCCGCCGACGG is from Streptomyces venezuelae ATCC 10712 and encodes:
- a CDS encoding MarR family winged helix-turn-helix transcriptional regulator; this translates as MHASGTGSEDKAAPPTASPTPGGEPAPPTAAPAPGGEPGPTALGDAADVPPAGVDREFLALERELAVFLRRARAQSGEMAREVHPELEPAAYGLFVRLDDAGPQRATELAGYFGVGKATMSRQLRALEDLGLVARDPDPADGRASLVRLTEEGRNRFRHVRDARRERYVRKLADWDRSEVAELARLLNHFNVRAEG
- a CDS encoding lysozyme translates to MRVHRSGTTLAGAALAALTLLLPLAASAGAAPDPGVRPAPARGSASMGMGVLAHDGQGAAPGAASALAVQTEGVDVSSHQGNVAWSTLWNSGVKWTYVKATEGTYYKNTYFNQQYTGSYNVGMIRGTYHFATPDTTTGAAQADYFVNNGGGWSKDGKTLPGVLDIEWNPYGATCYGKTQAGMVAWIRDFVNRYKARTGRDAVIYTATSWWTQCTGNSSAFASTNPLWIARYAATVGELPAGWQYYTMWQYTSSGPTVGDHNHFNGDLSRVQALANG
- a CDS encoding lytic polysaccharide monooxygenase auxiliary activity family 9 protein → MPSTRRTAAGVAALSAAAALVTLTPTTASAHGAVFNPVSRVAACYAEGPETPKSQVCKDLVADSGTQPLYDWNEVNIANAAGQHQALIPDGKLCSANREKYRALDWARTDWPSTPVTAGSFAFKVRVTAAHSGTMTVYITKPGFDPTQPLKWSDLDATPVAVHNTTRTATDGYYNFTGNLPARTGRHIIYKVWQRNDSPEAFYSCSDVTFGGTAAGQAAKTQAQAPTEAKIAAGAALSTVSHAGHGGDEQAPALSAEATAAPASPLPMALAGAGALAAFGAGSLLLGRRRNSSAS